One window of the Trifolium pratense cultivar HEN17-A07 linkage group LG2, ARS_RC_1.1, whole genome shotgun sequence genome contains the following:
- the LOC123904405 gene encoding uncharacterized protein LOC123904405, producing the protein PLHPEISLSCSSYSSENGSHSQRSSIQGGEAFFKGVLESMQSVYLNRNPTAKAILNLVHSVENNSLCYDHLAFRTFGVNGYGIDSLAQFFLDYGYTQRDELTFPGKKLRALWFSPPPLADSFFGNGSGMNGPLPRIFISELLVDQMSPRTQGIIRKYTESSGNGKKYAALASSLGHLTWDKPLYSEFQQLARESEYAAWTLVNGHALNHVTISAHRLKTYLRDIKKLNQFLEESGFRLNSEGGVLKVSPDGLLLQSSTVADSSFQFSDGITESVPCSYIEFAERLVLPQYENLPHTEIKEFHRRDGFEVASADKIFESTSKEQVSRAGA; encoded by the exons CCACTTCACCCAGAAATCTCTCTGTCTTGTAGTAGCTACTCATCAGAAAATGGATCTCACTCTCAGAGATCATCAATTCAG GGTGGTGAAGCATTTTTCAAGGGTGTGCTGGAGAGTATGCAGTCAGTGTACCTGAACAGGAATCCTACAGCAAAGGCCATATTGAACCTTGTTCACTCTGTCGAAAACAACTCTTTATGCTATGATCATCTTGCATTCAGGACATTTGGG GTGAACGGTTACGGAATTGACTCCCTGGCTCAGTTTTTTCTGGATTATGGCTATACACAACGAGATGAGTTGACATTTCCAGGGAAAAAATTGAGGGCGTTGTGGTTCTCGCCTCCGCCTCTTGCTGATTCATTTTTTGGCAATGGCAGTGGCATGAATGGCCCCTTGCCAAGAATTTTTATATCAGAGTTACTGGTGGATCAGATGAGTCCACGAACTCAG GGAATAATTAGGAAATACACTGAATCATCTGGTAATGGAAAAAAGTATGCAGCTCTTGCAAGTTCCTTGGGACACTTAACATGGGACAAACCCTTATATTCTGAGTTTCAACAATTGGCAAG AGAGAGTGAGTACGCTGCCTGGACACTAGTCAATGGTCATGCACTGAACCATGTAACTATTTCCGCTCATCGGCTGAAAACTTATTTGAGGGATATAAAAAAACTGAATCAGTTTCTTGAGGAGAGTGGATTCAGATTGAATTCTGAAGGAGGAGTATTGAAAG TGAGCCCTGATGGCCTTCTCCTACAAAGTTCAACTGTAGCAGATTCTTCTTTCCAATTTTCTGATGGTATAACTGAATCAGTTCCATGCTCATACATTGAATTTGCAGAGCGTCTCGTGCTTCCACAGTATGAAAATTTACCTCACACAGAG ATTAAAGAATTCCATAGGAGGGATGGTTTTGAAGTAGCAAGTGCTGATAAGATATTTGAAAGCACATCCAAGGAACAAGTGAGCCGAGCAGGCGCGTAG
- the LOC123911111 gene encoding uncharacterized protein LOC123911111 isoform X1, protein MNFLMRSTSIVYSEHIPIPEARVDVHHRSASAGSYYENHKPEVPYSKVDLNSKHHDLPFVVVDKHIDVSEEQGWITIPCKEPPENWDDVPDIQSLLPLDRSFIFPGEQVHILACLSACKQDTQITTPFEVATTKTKNDKGQSSEKESGSIENINNLVSVEGELSTGGEEKSRDIFYGDSLVDMEEVHKRQTALLLQKFENSHFFVRISESNEPLWSKRSSVDNNSYYSEANGQKTPRIKTKEIAFPSTDAIIDKGNFDASTCGGVARNSTKCFALPNGDIVVHLQANVNVSSLKDPCIEILQFEKCRERTTSPVRQMDAVCTNQDPCAELLNWIYPLENGRAPIRPVPPHHLTSNSGIGSTSQWSNYPAPTGSHLFGFGNFRSYSMSSLPQPTNPPSIPLKAASSKPSFDPEDLDQISSPKVFWKKMGVDELLSFRGVSLERDRFSVCCGLEGVYIPGRRWRRKLEIIQPVKIHSFAANLNSEDLLCVQIKNVAPAHAPDIVIFIDAINIIFEESTKNVAVSSLPISCVEAGNDHSLPNLALRIGEEHSFILKPETSTLKSLKVQDKRTSRLLKLPYGNKTSKYNIDQYAIMVSCRSNYTSSRFFFKQPTSWRPRSSKDIMISIASQMSGKPQGAYEKPYRLPVQILTLQASNLTSEDLTLTVLAPDSLTLPPSVVSLNTPRTPKSPFIGFAEFLARANGERSIGAKWKKGFNSIIEKKEEQSYDHKAQEISLSDDVIPSSGITCTHLWLQSRVPLGCIPSKSVVTVKIELLPLTAGIITLDTLQIDVKEKGVAYIPECSLKINSTSCICKGM, encoded by the exons ATGAATTTTTTGATGCGTTCTACATCAATCGTGTATTCAGAACACATACCGATTCCAGAAGCTCGTGTTGATGTTCATCATAGGTCAGCATCTGCTGGATCTTATTATGAAAATCATAAACCTGAAGTTCCATATTCAAAGGTTGATTTGAATTCAAAGCATCATGATTTACCGTTTGTAGTTGTTGATAAACACATTGATGTTTCTGAAGAACAAGGATGGATTACCATTCCATGCA AGGAACCTCCTGAAAATTGGGATGATGTGCCAGATATACAATCGCTGCTCCCTCTTGACCGTTCCTTTATTTTTCCGG GTGAACAAGTTCATATCTTGGCATGCTTGTCTGCATGTAAGCAGGATACACAGATTACTACTCCATTTGAAGTTGCTACAACGAAAACTAAGAATGACAAAGGTCAAAGTTCCGAGAAAGAAAGTGGAAGCattgaaaacataaataatttagtaTCTGTAGAAGGAGAATTGAGTACCGGTGGTGAAGAGAAGTCGAGAGATATTTTTTATGGTGACTCCCTTGTTGACATGGAGGAGGTTCACAAAAGACAAACTGCATTGTTGTtgcaaaaatttgaaaattctcATTTCTTCGTGAGGATTTCTGAGTCCAATGAACCCCTTTGGTCCAAAAGAAGCTCTGTAGATAATAATTCCTATTATTCTGAAGCAAATGGTCAAAAGACCCCGAGAATTAAAACTAAAGAGATTGCATTCCCTTCTACTGATGCAATTATTGATAAAGGAAATTTTGATGCAAGTACTTGTGGTGGAGTGGCGAGAAATTCTACCAAGTGTTTTGCTTTACCTAATGGAGACATAGTG GTTCATTTACAAGCGAATGTTAATGTAAGTTCTCTTAAAGACCCTTGTATAGAAATTCTCCAATTTGAAAAGTGTCGGGAGAGAACGACGTCTCCTGTAAGACAGATGGATGCAGTTTGTACAAATCAAGATCCATGTGCAGAGCTGTTAAATTGGATATATCCTTTGGAAAATGGGAGGGCTCCTATTCGCCCAGTACCTCCTCATCATTTAACTTCAAATTCGGGAATTGGTAGCACTTCTCAATGGTCCAACTATCCAGCACCAACTGGCTCGCATTTATTCGGTTTTGGCAATTTTAGAAGCTACTCCATGTCATCATTACCGCAACCTACAAACCCACCGAGTATTCCTCTTAAAGCAGCTAGTTCTAAGCCAAGCTTTGACCCAGAGGATTTGGATCAAATTTCATCTCCAAAagttttttggaaaaaaatggGGGTAGACGAACTTTTATCTTTTCGAGGTGTCTCATTGGAGCGAGATAGGTTTTCTGTTTGTTGTGGATTAGAAGGCGTCTATATACCTGGTAGAAGGTGGAGAAGGAAACTTGAAATAATTCAACCTGTAAAGATTCATTCTTTTGCTGCTAACTTAAATTCAGAGGATCTTCTTTGTGTTCAGATAAAG AACGTTGCTCCTGCACATGCACCAGATATTGTGATATTTATAGAtgcaataaatattattttcgaGGAGTCTACAAAAAATGTAGCAGTGTCGTCATTGCCAATTTCATGTGTTGAAGCTGGAAATGATCATTCTTTACCAAATCTAGCCCTCAG GATAGGTGAAGAACATTCTTTTATCCTTAAACCAGAAACTTCTACGTTGAAGAGTCTCAAAGTTCAAGATAAAAGAACTTCCCGTTTGTTAAAGCTACCATATGGaaataaaacatcaaaatacaaTATTGATCAATATGCAATTATGGTGTCATGTCGAAGCAATTATACAT CATCAAGGTTTTTCTTTAAACAACCAACTAGTTGGCGACCACGAAGCTCGAAAGATATTATGATCTCGATTGCATCACAGATGTCAGGAAAACCTCAAGGAGCGTATGAAAAACCTTATCGACTTCCTGTGCAG ATCTTAACTCTTCAAGCTTCAAATTTGACATCTGAAGATCTAACTTTGACAGTGCTAGCTCCAGATTCACTTACTTTACCCCCTTCAGTGGTTTCCCTGAATACACCGAGGACTCCAAAGAGTCCTTTTATTGGTTTCGCAGAGTTTTTAGCAAGAGCAAATGGTGAAAGAAGTATTGGTGCCAAATGGAAAAAGGGATTCAATTCTATTATTGAAAAAAAGGAGGAACAAAGTTATGATCACAAAGCTCAGGAAATTTCTTTGAGCGATGATGTGATTCCTAGTTCGGGTATTACTTGTACACATCTATGGCTGCAAAGCAGAGTTCCACTCGG ATGTATTCCATCTAAATCCGTAGTCACCGTCAAGATTGAACTACTTCCATTGACTGCCGGCATAATTACACTGGACACTCTACAAATCGATGTCAAGGAAAAAG GTGTTGCCTATATTCCTGAATGCTCCCTGAAGATAAACTCAACTTCCTGCATTTGCAAGGGGATGTAG
- the LOC123911111 gene encoding uncharacterized protein LOC123911111 isoform X2 yields the protein MFLKNKDGLPFHARNLLKIGMMCQIYNRCSLLTVPLFFRDTQITTPFEVATTKTKNDKGQSSEKESGSIENINNLVSVEGELSTGGEEKSRDIFYGDSLVDMEEVHKRQTALLLQKFENSHFFVRISESNEPLWSKRSSVDNNSYYSEANGQKTPRIKTKEIAFPSTDAIIDKGNFDASTCGGVARNSTKCFALPNGDIVVHLQANVNVSSLKDPCIEILQFEKCRERTTSPVRQMDAVCTNQDPCAELLNWIYPLENGRAPIRPVPPHHLTSNSGIGSTSQWSNYPAPTGSHLFGFGNFRSYSMSSLPQPTNPPSIPLKAASSKPSFDPEDLDQISSPKVFWKKMGVDELLSFRGVSLERDRFSVCCGLEGVYIPGRRWRRKLEIIQPVKIHSFAANLNSEDLLCVQIKNVAPAHAPDIVIFIDAINIIFEESTKNVAVSSLPISCVEAGNDHSLPNLALRIGEEHSFILKPETSTLKSLKVQDKRTSRLLKLPYGNKTSKYNIDQYAIMVSCRSNYTSSRFFFKQPTSWRPRSSKDIMISIASQMSGKPQGAYEKPYRLPVQILTLQASNLTSEDLTLTVLAPDSLTLPPSVVSLNTPRTPKSPFIGFAEFLARANGERSIGAKWKKGFNSIIEKKEEQSYDHKAQEISLSDDVIPSSGITCTHLWLQSRVPLGCIPSKSVVTVKIELLPLTAGIITLDTLQIDVKEKGVAYIPECSLKINSTSCICKGM from the exons ATGTTTCTGAAGAACAAGGATGGATTACCATTCCATGCA AGGAACCTCCTGAAAATTGGGATGATGTGCCAGATATACAATCGCTGCTCCCTCTTGACCGTTCCTTTATTTTTCCGG GATACACAGATTACTACTCCATTTGAAGTTGCTACAACGAAAACTAAGAATGACAAAGGTCAAAGTTCCGAGAAAGAAAGTGGAAGCattgaaaacataaataatttagtaTCTGTAGAAGGAGAATTGAGTACCGGTGGTGAAGAGAAGTCGAGAGATATTTTTTATGGTGACTCCCTTGTTGACATGGAGGAGGTTCACAAAAGACAAACTGCATTGTTGTtgcaaaaatttgaaaattctcATTTCTTCGTGAGGATTTCTGAGTCCAATGAACCCCTTTGGTCCAAAAGAAGCTCTGTAGATAATAATTCCTATTATTCTGAAGCAAATGGTCAAAAGACCCCGAGAATTAAAACTAAAGAGATTGCATTCCCTTCTACTGATGCAATTATTGATAAAGGAAATTTTGATGCAAGTACTTGTGGTGGAGTGGCGAGAAATTCTACCAAGTGTTTTGCTTTACCTAATGGAGACATAGTG GTTCATTTACAAGCGAATGTTAATGTAAGTTCTCTTAAAGACCCTTGTATAGAAATTCTCCAATTTGAAAAGTGTCGGGAGAGAACGACGTCTCCTGTAAGACAGATGGATGCAGTTTGTACAAATCAAGATCCATGTGCAGAGCTGTTAAATTGGATATATCCTTTGGAAAATGGGAGGGCTCCTATTCGCCCAGTACCTCCTCATCATTTAACTTCAAATTCGGGAATTGGTAGCACTTCTCAATGGTCCAACTATCCAGCACCAACTGGCTCGCATTTATTCGGTTTTGGCAATTTTAGAAGCTACTCCATGTCATCATTACCGCAACCTACAAACCCACCGAGTATTCCTCTTAAAGCAGCTAGTTCTAAGCCAAGCTTTGACCCAGAGGATTTGGATCAAATTTCATCTCCAAAagttttttggaaaaaaatggGGGTAGACGAACTTTTATCTTTTCGAGGTGTCTCATTGGAGCGAGATAGGTTTTCTGTTTGTTGTGGATTAGAAGGCGTCTATATACCTGGTAGAAGGTGGAGAAGGAAACTTGAAATAATTCAACCTGTAAAGATTCATTCTTTTGCTGCTAACTTAAATTCAGAGGATCTTCTTTGTGTTCAGATAAAG AACGTTGCTCCTGCACATGCACCAGATATTGTGATATTTATAGAtgcaataaatattattttcgaGGAGTCTACAAAAAATGTAGCAGTGTCGTCATTGCCAATTTCATGTGTTGAAGCTGGAAATGATCATTCTTTACCAAATCTAGCCCTCAG GATAGGTGAAGAACATTCTTTTATCCTTAAACCAGAAACTTCTACGTTGAAGAGTCTCAAAGTTCAAGATAAAAGAACTTCCCGTTTGTTAAAGCTACCATATGGaaataaaacatcaaaatacaaTATTGATCAATATGCAATTATGGTGTCATGTCGAAGCAATTATACAT CATCAAGGTTTTTCTTTAAACAACCAACTAGTTGGCGACCACGAAGCTCGAAAGATATTATGATCTCGATTGCATCACAGATGTCAGGAAAACCTCAAGGAGCGTATGAAAAACCTTATCGACTTCCTGTGCAG ATCTTAACTCTTCAAGCTTCAAATTTGACATCTGAAGATCTAACTTTGACAGTGCTAGCTCCAGATTCACTTACTTTACCCCCTTCAGTGGTTTCCCTGAATACACCGAGGACTCCAAAGAGTCCTTTTATTGGTTTCGCAGAGTTTTTAGCAAGAGCAAATGGTGAAAGAAGTATTGGTGCCAAATGGAAAAAGGGATTCAATTCTATTATTGAAAAAAAGGAGGAACAAAGTTATGATCACAAAGCTCAGGAAATTTCTTTGAGCGATGATGTGATTCCTAGTTCGGGTATTACTTGTACACATCTATGGCTGCAAAGCAGAGTTCCACTCGG ATGTATTCCATCTAAATCCGTAGTCACCGTCAAGATTGAACTACTTCCATTGACTGCCGGCATAATTACACTGGACACTCTACAAATCGATGTCAAGGAAAAAG GTGTTGCCTATATTCCTGAATGCTCCCTGAAGATAAACTCAACTTCCTGCATTTGCAAGGGGATGTAG
- the LOC123907000 gene encoding uncharacterized protein LOC123907000 isoform X2 has product MQKKGGEAFFRGVLESMQSVYLSRNPTAKAILDLVHSEENNSLCYDHLAFRTFGVNGYGIDSLAQFFLDYGYTQRDELRFPGKKLRALWFSPPSDSFSDDGSGMNGPLPRIFISELLVDQMSPQTQEIIRKYTESSGNGQKYAALASSLGHLTWDKPLYSEFQQLARESEYAAWTLVNGHALNHVTISAHRLKTHLKDIKKLNRFLEESGFRLNSEGGVLKVSPDGLLQQSSTVADSISFQFSDGITESVPCSYIEFAERLVLPQYENLPHTEIKEFHRRDGFEVASADKIFESTSKEQVSRAGA; this is encoded by the exons GGGGGTGAAGCATTTTTCAGGGGTGTGCTGGAGAGCATGCAATCAGTGTACCTGAGCAGGAATCCTACAGCAAAGGCCATATTGGACCTTGTTCACTCTGAAGAAAACAACTCGTTATGCTATGATCATCTTGCATTCAGGACATTTGGG GTGAATGGTTACGGAATTGACTCGCTCGCTCAGTTTTTCCTGGATTATGGCTATACACAACGAGACGAGTTGAGATTTCCAGGGAAAAAGTTGAGGGCATTGTGGTTCTCGCCTCCTTCTGATTCATTTTCTGACGATGGCAGTGGCATGAATGGCCCCTTGCCAAGAATTTTTATATCCGAGTTACTGGTGGATCAAATGAGTCCACAGACTCAG GAAATAATTAGGAAATACACTGAATCATCTGGTAATGGACAAAAGTATGCAGCTCTTGCGAGTTCCTTGGGACATTTAACATGGGACAAACCTTTATATTCTGAGTTTCAACAATTGGCAAG AGAGAGTGAGTATGCTGCCTGGACACTAGTCAATGGTCATGCACTGAACCATGTAACTATTTCCGCTCATCGGCTGAAAACTCATTTGAAGGATATAAAAAAACTGAATCGGTTTCTTGAGGAGAGTGGATTCAGATTGAATTCTGAAGGAGGAGTATTAAAAG TGAGCCCTGATGGCCTTCTCCAGCAAAGTTCAACTGTAGCAGATTCAATTTCTTTCCAATTTTCTGATGGTATAACTGAATCAGTTCCATGCTCATACATTGAATTTGCCGAGCGTCTCGTCCTTCCACAGTATGAAAATTTACCTCACACAGAG ATTAAAGAATTTCATAGGAGGGATGGTTTTGAGGTAGCAAGTGCTGATAAGATATTTGAAAGCACATCCAAGGAACAAGTGAGCCGAGCAGGCGCATAG
- the LOC123906999 gene encoding serine/threonine-protein kinase PBL34-like isoform X2, with the protein MGLLGAEKGKVVESWDVCKSKGRKKKKKSQENEGVVEEKKPGCWVGLGLFGSCISSRSKVDSSISGASTHYAESKSTNDTSRGQPTAPVISSTTTSIAESNSSTSKLEEELKIASRLRKFTFNELKLATRNFRPESFLGEGGFGCVFKGWIEENGTAAVKPGTGLTVAVKTLNHDGLQGHKEWLAEVNFLGDLVHQNLVKLVGYCIEDDQRLLVYEFMARGSLENHLFRRPLPLPWSIRMKIALGAAKGLAFLHEEAERPVIYRDFKTSNILLDADYNAKLSDFGLAKDGPEGDKTHVSTRVMGTYGYAAPEYVMTGHLTSKSDVYSFGVVLLEMLSGRRSMDKHRPNGEHNLVEWARPHLGERRRFYRLLDPRLEGHFSVKGAQKAVQLAAHCLSRDPKVRPLMSEVVEALKPLPNLKDMASSSYYFQSMQAERFSASPNTRSVHAQGASLARNGQQRRTLSIPNGTHVSPYHHKYPQQSPKPNGKA; encoded by the exons ATGGGGTTGTTGGGTGCTGAGAAGGGTAAAGTGGTGGAGTCTTGGGATGTGTGTAAATCTAAGgggaggaagaagaaaaagaagagtcAAGAGAATGAGGGTGTTGTTGAAGAGAAAAAACCGGGGTGTTGGGTTGGGTTAGGGTTGTTTGGGAGCTGCATTTCTTCAAGATCCAAAGTTGATAGCTCAATCAGCGGCGCAAGTACTCATTATG CTGAAAGTAAATCGACTAATGACACGAGTAGAGGACAACCAACAGCTCCGGTAATATCTTCTACAACCACTAGTATTGCAGAAAGCAATTCCTCCACCTCTAAACTTGAAGAGGAGCTTAAAATTGCTTCTAGGCTGCGAAAGTTCACTTTCAATGAACTTAAGTTGGCAACAAGAAATTTCCGGCCCGAGAGTTTTCTTGGCGAAGGTGGGTTTGGTTGTGTTTTCAagggttggattgaagaaaatGGAACTGCTGCAGTGAAACCAGGCACAGGGCTTACTGTCGCTGTAAAAACTCTTAACCATGATGGGCTTCAGGGTCATAAAGAATGGCTG GCTGAGGTAAATTTTCTTGGCGATCTTGTTCATCAAAACCTTGTTAAACTCGTAGGTTACTGCATTGAAGATGATCAAAGGCTGCTCGTGTATGAGTTCATGGCTCGGGGAAGCCtggaaaatcacttatttaggA GACCCTTACCTCTTCCATGGTCCATTCGGATGAAAATTGCACTAGGAGCTGCTAAGGGTCTCGCTTTTCTTCACGAAGAAGCTGAACGGCCAGTAATTTATAGGGATTTTAAAACGTCAAATATACTATTAGATGCA GACTACAATGCCAAGCTCTCGGACTTTGGTCTTGCCAAAGATGGTCCTGAAGGTGATAAAACCCACGTGTCCACTCGAGTCATGGGAACCTATGGTTACGCCGCACCTGAATATGTAATGACAG GTCATCTCACATCAAAAAGTGACGTGTACAGTTTCGGAGTCGTACTGCTTGAGATGTTGAGCGGCAGAAGATCTATGGACAAACACCGACCCAACGGCGAGCATAACCTTGTTGAATGGGCTCGACCACATCTAGGAGAACGAAGAAGATTCTACCGGTTATTAGACCCTCGCCTTGAAGGTCACTTTTCCGTAAAAGGAGCTCAGAAAGCTGTTCAACTAGCCGCTCACTGCCTCAGTAGAGACCCAAAAGTCAGACCCTTAATGAGTGAAGTTGTCGAAGCTTTAAAGCCTCTTCCAAACCTTAAAGACATGGCAAGCTCTTCATACTATTTCCAATCAATGCAAGCCGAGCGGTTCAGTGCGAGTCCAAACACTAGAAGTGTACATGCACAAGGAGCATCGCTCGCTCGGAACGGACAACAGCGAAGGACCCTTTCGATACCAAACGGCACTCATGTATCTCCTTATCACCATAAGTATCCCCAACAATCACCTAAACCTAATGGTAAAGCATAA
- the LOC123906999 gene encoding serine/threonine-protein kinase PBL34-like isoform X1: MVLSCFKVLLLMGLLGAEKGKVVESWDVCKSKGRKKKKKSQENEGVVEEKKPGCWVGLGLFGSCISSRSKVDSSISGASTHYAESKSTNDTSRGQPTAPVISSTTTSIAESNSSTSKLEEELKIASRLRKFTFNELKLATRNFRPESFLGEGGFGCVFKGWIEENGTAAVKPGTGLTVAVKTLNHDGLQGHKEWLAEVNFLGDLVHQNLVKLVGYCIEDDQRLLVYEFMARGSLENHLFRRPLPLPWSIRMKIALGAAKGLAFLHEEAERPVIYRDFKTSNILLDADYNAKLSDFGLAKDGPEGDKTHVSTRVMGTYGYAAPEYVMTGHLTSKSDVYSFGVVLLEMLSGRRSMDKHRPNGEHNLVEWARPHLGERRRFYRLLDPRLEGHFSVKGAQKAVQLAAHCLSRDPKVRPLMSEVVEALKPLPNLKDMASSSYYFQSMQAERFSASPNTRSVHAQGASLARNGQQRRTLSIPNGTHVSPYHHKYPQQSPKPNGKA; the protein is encoded by the exons ATGGTTTTGAGCTGTTTTAAG GTTTTGTTATTGATGGGGTTGTTGGGTGCTGAGAAGGGTAAAGTGGTGGAGTCTTGGGATGTGTGTAAATCTAAGgggaggaagaagaaaaagaagagtcAAGAGAATGAGGGTGTTGTTGAAGAGAAAAAACCGGGGTGTTGGGTTGGGTTAGGGTTGTTTGGGAGCTGCATTTCTTCAAGATCCAAAGTTGATAGCTCAATCAGCGGCGCAAGTACTCATTATG CTGAAAGTAAATCGACTAATGACACGAGTAGAGGACAACCAACAGCTCCGGTAATATCTTCTACAACCACTAGTATTGCAGAAAGCAATTCCTCCACCTCTAAACTTGAAGAGGAGCTTAAAATTGCTTCTAGGCTGCGAAAGTTCACTTTCAATGAACTTAAGTTGGCAACAAGAAATTTCCGGCCCGAGAGTTTTCTTGGCGAAGGTGGGTTTGGTTGTGTTTTCAagggttggattgaagaaaatGGAACTGCTGCAGTGAAACCAGGCACAGGGCTTACTGTCGCTGTAAAAACTCTTAACCATGATGGGCTTCAGGGTCATAAAGAATGGCTG GCTGAGGTAAATTTTCTTGGCGATCTTGTTCATCAAAACCTTGTTAAACTCGTAGGTTACTGCATTGAAGATGATCAAAGGCTGCTCGTGTATGAGTTCATGGCTCGGGGAAGCCtggaaaatcacttatttaggA GACCCTTACCTCTTCCATGGTCCATTCGGATGAAAATTGCACTAGGAGCTGCTAAGGGTCTCGCTTTTCTTCACGAAGAAGCTGAACGGCCAGTAATTTATAGGGATTTTAAAACGTCAAATATACTATTAGATGCA GACTACAATGCCAAGCTCTCGGACTTTGGTCTTGCCAAAGATGGTCCTGAAGGTGATAAAACCCACGTGTCCACTCGAGTCATGGGAACCTATGGTTACGCCGCACCTGAATATGTAATGACAG GTCATCTCACATCAAAAAGTGACGTGTACAGTTTCGGAGTCGTACTGCTTGAGATGTTGAGCGGCAGAAGATCTATGGACAAACACCGACCCAACGGCGAGCATAACCTTGTTGAATGGGCTCGACCACATCTAGGAGAACGAAGAAGATTCTACCGGTTATTAGACCCTCGCCTTGAAGGTCACTTTTCCGTAAAAGGAGCTCAGAAAGCTGTTCAACTAGCCGCTCACTGCCTCAGTAGAGACCCAAAAGTCAGACCCTTAATGAGTGAAGTTGTCGAAGCTTTAAAGCCTCTTCCAAACCTTAAAGACATGGCAAGCTCTTCATACTATTTCCAATCAATGCAAGCCGAGCGGTTCAGTGCGAGTCCAAACACTAGAAGTGTACATGCACAAGGAGCATCGCTCGCTCGGAACGGACAACAGCGAAGGACCCTTTCGATACCAAACGGCACTCATGTATCTCCTTATCACCATAAGTATCCCCAACAATCACCTAAACCTAATGGTAAAGCATAA